A single Nostoc sp. PCC 7107 DNA region contains:
- a CDS encoding Coenzyme F420 hydrogenase/dehydrogenase, beta subunit C-terminal domain: MLRSTSKNQEISKLFETVVDGGYCIGCGACAAVVDSPIKMKLDEYGKLCATLNEPVNQTYHQISLGTVCPFSNEGLNEDQIAEEIFGKDCQYHNQIGYYLTTYVGFVNESDFRKRGSSGGMGNWIVTQLLSEGLVDGVIHVKPCTPSPTDPRLFKYQISKTREEVSNGAKSRYYPIEISEVIQMLREQPGSYVIVGVPCFIKAIRLLMKQDPIIAERIKFCVGLICGHLKSIHFAQMFAWQGGIKPSDLLEFDFRYKLADRGANQYGMKAVGLKDGEVVEYVSPVRDLYGWDWGHGFFKYKACEYCDDVIAEAADIVVGDAWLPQYVNDSQGTNVVVVRNVVIQKLIEQGINTGNLQLNAITADEVAKSQSSGLNHRREGLAYRLYLADKRGEWRPNKRVKSQVGHLSRHLQKRQELRIKLGEESHIAFQKAIKSGHFSVFPKNMNFLVLQYQLTYPSTVLWKQFIQKCKKFIKSLLIK; the protein is encoded by the coding sequence ATGTTACGCAGTACATCAAAAAATCAAGAAATATCCAAACTATTTGAAACTGTAGTAGATGGTGGTTATTGTATAGGTTGTGGTGCTTGTGCTGCTGTAGTTGATTCTCCAATCAAGATGAAACTAGATGAGTATGGCAAGCTTTGTGCCACGCTGAATGAGCCAGTCAATCAAACCTATCATCAGATTTCATTGGGAACAGTTTGTCCTTTTTCAAATGAAGGATTAAATGAAGATCAGATTGCTGAGGAAATATTTGGCAAAGATTGTCAGTATCACAACCAAATTGGCTACTATCTGACAACGTATGTAGGTTTTGTCAACGAAAGTGATTTCCGTAAACGTGGTAGTTCCGGTGGTATGGGTAATTGGATTGTTACTCAACTGCTGAGTGAAGGTTTAGTTGATGGAGTTATTCATGTTAAACCCTGTACTCCTTCGCCAACAGATCCCAGATTATTTAAGTACCAAATATCTAAAACTAGAGAAGAGGTAAGTAACGGAGCAAAATCACGATATTACCCAATTGAAATCTCTGAAGTTATACAAATGCTGCGAGAGCAGCCTGGAAGTTATGTAATAGTTGGTGTTCCATGTTTTATTAAAGCTATTCGACTGCTGATGAAGCAAGATCCAATAATTGCTGAACGGATAAAATTTTGTGTGGGGCTAATTTGTGGGCATTTAAAAAGTATTCATTTTGCACAAATGTTTGCTTGGCAAGGTGGAATCAAACCAAGTGATCTTTTAGAGTTTGACTTCCGATACAAGCTTGCTGATAGAGGTGCTAATCAATATGGAATGAAAGCTGTTGGTTTAAAAGATGGTGAAGTGGTTGAATATGTTAGTCCGGTGCGTGATTTATACGGTTGGGACTGGGGACATGGTTTTTTTAAATATAAAGCTTGTGAATATTGTGATGATGTAATTGCGGAAGCAGCCGATATCGTTGTTGGTGATGCTTGGCTACCTCAATATGTTAATGATAGTCAAGGCACAAATGTAGTTGTTGTTCGTAATGTAGTAATCCAAAAATTAATTGAACAAGGAATAAATACAGGTAATCTACAACTTAATGCCATCACAGCAGATGAAGTAGCAAAATCACAATCTTCGGGACTAAATCATCGCAGGGAGGGTTTAGCATACCGGTTATATTTGGCGGACAAACGTGGTGAATGGCGACCAAATAAGCGAGTTAAATCGCAAGTTGGTCACTTGAGTAGACATCTGCAAAAACGACAAGAACTGAGGATCAAATTAGGTGAGGAAAGCCACATTGCTTTTCAAAAAGCCATAAAATCTGGACATTTTTCTGTTTTCCCAAAGAATATGAATTTTTTGGTGTTGCAATATCAATTGACTTACCCATCTACTGTTTTATGGAAGCAATTTATCCAAAAGTGTAAAAAATTTATCAAAAGTTTATTGATTAAGTAA
- a CDS encoding polysaccharide pyruvyl transferase family protein encodes MKAVITGITGLRNRGVEAMVVTTIEQLRQRHPKLAMSILTETLDYDEVRLQQYNLDLISDGSLRPLHKLHRWRNNLSKFYKPIAPAYKDMLRLLDGASVAIASGGDIFSSDYGVNFLKRQLQPLEYALDAGVPVVFLAQSIGPFKTQAEAEIWLNVARRSKLVTVREGFSYKYVTKDLGLSSDIVKHTADPAFLLPPAPPEIVANLRKLYNINPDFPLVSLGISQGICRYTRTDYDQHIKVWCQVIKMIIDEFGAQVLLIPHVHDYRPHNDDRILAGQLQRLLNFDPRVQLAGAEHTASEFKGLISTCDLVVSERMHAAIAGLSSGVCTLPIGYSVKAEGIMTDLLGAEMVHQGLLISAQQFLDIDTACNTIRSAWQQRQQVSAHLNSVLPEIKQRTATNFDLIAQILAYLCSKPSSL; translated from the coding sequence GTGAAAGCAGTTATTACGGGAATTACTGGATTACGTAACCGAGGTGTTGAAGCAATGGTTGTTACCACCATTGAACAGCTACGCCAAAGGCATCCAAAGCTGGCTATGAGTATTCTCACAGAAACCCTTGATTATGATGAAGTCAGGCTGCAACAGTACAACTTAGATTTAATTAGCGATGGTTCTTTAAGACCACTTCATAAACTTCATCGTTGGCGCAACAATTTATCGAAATTCTACAAGCCCATAGCGCCTGCCTACAAAGATATGTTGCGGTTGTTGGATGGTGCATCAGTGGCGATCGCATCTGGTGGCGATATATTTAGCTCTGATTACGGTGTGAACTTTCTCAAAAGACAACTCCAACCCCTAGAATATGCTTTAGATGCTGGTGTACCTGTAGTATTCCTGGCACAATCTATTGGGCCTTTTAAAACTCAAGCAGAAGCAGAAATTTGGCTGAATGTTGCTCGTCGCTCCAAGTTAGTTACTGTCAGAGAAGGATTTTCTTACAAGTATGTAACTAAAGATTTAGGTCTGTCTTCAGATATAGTGAAACATACAGCTGATCCAGCATTTTTGCTCCCGCCAGCACCGCCAGAAATTGTGGCTAACTTGCGGAAGTTGTACAACATCAATCCAGACTTTCCCCTGGTTTCCCTCGGAATTAGTCAAGGTATTTGTCGCTATACTCGTACTGACTACGATCAGCACATCAAAGTTTGGTGTCAAGTAATCAAGATGATTATTGATGAATTTGGGGCGCAGGTACTACTGATTCCGCATGTACATGATTATCGTCCTCACAACGACGATCGCATTCTTGCAGGACAATTGCAGAGATTATTGAACTTCGATCCTCGTGTTCAGTTAGCTGGTGCTGAACATACAGCCTCAGAATTTAAAGGTTTGATCAGTACTTGCGATTTAGTTGTGTCTGAGAGAATGCACGCTGCGATCGCCGGATTATCGAGCGGTGTTTGTACCTTACCCATAGGTTACTCTGTCAAAGCCGAAGGTATTATGACTGATTTACTGGGTGCAGAAATGGTTCACCAAGGATTACTAATATCTGCTCAACAGTTTCTAGATATTGATACAGCTTGCAACACAATTCGTAGTGCTTGGCAACAACGCCAGCAAGTATCTGCTCATTTAAACTCAGTTTTGCCGGAAATCAAACAAAGAACAGCAACGAATTTTGACTTAATCGCACAGATATTAGCTTATTTATGTAGCAAACCTTCATCATTGTAA
- a CDS encoding glycosyltransferase family 2 protein, giving the protein MKELEIKQVPLVGVIVPLYNKSKYIARAINSILEQTYQNFEIIVVNDGSTDNGPDIVSTYQDSRIHIIHQINSGPGAARNRGIAESKAPFLSFLDADDEWLPEFLEKSIEHLQEYPECLLSVSGHFRGEERTSWQEHLPPFLGTEGVWRLPTDMKPQLVKSAIDFFHSGAVLCSRKILEEFGGFYSKDRCTYGEDSYLWIQAALNYQIYLDPTPLMWHHTEASELGQGRKEVRPPWPKLTDPEPIRNNCPQEYRPLLEHCLAYYALLAAYRHIHIGDTKTVKALLENFPVSQSFYQNYIKLKIRSSLVELLNIFFEFKRWLHKITIVS; this is encoded by the coding sequence ATGAAAGAATTGGAGATAAAACAAGTTCCGCTTGTGGGTGTGATTGTACCTTTGTACAACAAAAGTAAGTATATCGCTAGAGCGATCAACTCTATACTAGAGCAAACATATCAAAACTTTGAAATCATTGTTGTAAATGATGGCTCTACAGACAATGGCCCAGATATTGTCAGCACTTATCAAGATTCCCGCATCCACATCATTCACCAAATTAATAGCGGGCCTGGTGCAGCACGTAACAGAGGTATTGCAGAAAGTAAGGCTCCCTTTCTCTCATTTCTTGATGCTGATGATGAGTGGCTACCAGAATTTTTAGAGAAGTCCATAGAACATCTTCAAGAATATCCTGAGTGTTTGCTGAGTGTAAGTGGACATTTTCGGGGTGAAGAACGTACAAGTTGGCAAGAACATCTTCCTCCTTTTCTGGGAACAGAAGGTGTATGGCGACTGCCAACTGATATGAAACCACAATTAGTGAAATCTGCAATCGACTTCTTTCACTCTGGCGCTGTATTATGCTCACGAAAGATACTGGAAGAGTTTGGTGGTTTCTATAGTAAAGATCGCTGCACTTATGGCGAAGACTCCTATTTATGGATACAAGCAGCATTAAATTACCAAATTTACTTAGATCCAACTCCACTCATGTGGCATCACACCGAAGCATCAGAACTTGGACAAGGACGCAAGGAAGTACGACCACCTTGGCCTAAGCTCACCGATCCAGAGCCTATCAGGAATAACTGTCCCCAGGAATATCGTCCGCTTCTAGAGCATTGTTTAGCATATTACGCACTATTAGCAGCTTATCGCCATATTCATATCGGCGATACTAAAACTGTGAAGGCTCTTTTAGAAAATTTTCCAGTTAGCCAAAGTTTTTATCAAAATTATATTAAACTAAAAATTCGTTCAAGCTTAGTAGAATTATTAAATATATTTTTTGAATTCAAGCGTTGGTTACATAAGATAACAATAGTATCTTAA
- a CDS encoding glycosyltransferase family 4 protein, translated as MKSIFLPRTNDDNPYQKELINHLNKLGIQAELPDDSTSTTFFLPAVFFPNKADIIHLHWLNPFFAGSNILERILKLLFFILELVILKLVGIKIIWTVHNLKNHENKNIVLDSLCSSCVAKLANGIIAHCDSAKEEVIKSFSLSDQEKIFVVPHGNYINCYDNNIEKSLSRKILNLDDSALVFLFLGMIRPYKGVLELIDTFKNLDNKTSQLVIAGKVYQNSPEMTDMLLQKIDGDPKIKFIPGFVPSEKIQIYMNACDVVVFPYRDILTSGAVMLAMSFGRACIAPRKGCIGEVLDNSGAFLYEIDDESGLIKAMNSALKQQSQLSNMGQYNRQLAEKYDWKTIAEITGNVYGQC; from the coding sequence ATGAAATCTATATTCCTCCCTCGCACAAATGATGATAATCCCTACCAAAAAGAGCTAATTAATCACCTCAACAAATTAGGTATTCAAGCAGAATTACCTGATGATTCAACTTCAACAACTTTTTTTTTACCAGCAGTATTTTTTCCGAATAAAGCAGATATAATTCATTTGCATTGGCTCAATCCTTTCTTTGCAGGTTCAAACATCTTAGAAAGAATCCTCAAATTATTATTTTTTATTTTAGAATTAGTTATTTTAAAACTAGTAGGAATCAAAATTATTTGGACTGTACATAATCTGAAAAACCATGAAAATAAAAACATAGTTTTAGATAGTTTATGTAGCAGTTGTGTTGCTAAATTAGCCAATGGTATTATTGCCCATTGTGATAGTGCCAAAGAAGAAGTTATAAAATCTTTTTCCCTAAGTGATCAAGAGAAGATATTTGTTGTTCCACATGGAAACTATATCAATTGTTACGATAATAATATTGAAAAAAGCCTATCCCGAAAAATCTTAAATTTAGATGATTCTGCTTTAGTTTTTCTTTTCTTAGGGATGATTAGACCCTATAAGGGAGTATTGGAACTAATAGATACATTTAAAAATCTAGATAATAAGACCAGTCAATTAGTAATTGCAGGAAAAGTATATCAGAATAGTCCAGAAATGACAGATATGCTTTTACAAAAGATTGATGGTGATCCAAAAATAAAATTCATACCGGGATTTGTTCCCTCCGAGAAAATTCAAATTTATATGAATGCTTGTGATGTAGTTGTCTTTCCCTATCGAGATATTTTAACTTCAGGAGCCGTAATGCTGGCTATGTCTTTTGGTCGAGCCTGTATTGCTCCACGCAAAGGATGTATTGGAGAAGTACTAGATAATTCTGGAGCATTTTTATATGAAATTGATGATGAAAGTGGTTTAATTAAAGCCATGAATTCAGCCTTAAAACAACAATCTCAACTATCAAATATGGGTCAATATAATCGCCAATTAGCAGAAAAATATGACTGGAAAACCATAGCTGAAATCACAGGCAATGTATATGGTCAATGTTGA
- a CDS encoding glycosyltransferase family A protein gives MNISNQEQPIVSVIVPTFNRANLLPRAISSILKQTFSNFELIIVDDGSTDNTAEVVKEFTDPRIIFLPLGKNYGGSYARNQGIKAARTELIAFLDSDDEWLPDKLELQLKRLQDSDDPLATVVYCLGYECVEEQRKMPSLTLFEGDVFNHLLEGWLPPTTSLFMVKRSALLEVNGFDERLPSFQDYDLWLSLAAANNHFLAVNQPLIIRYFHEQQIRGNLVAKSTGLEIFKTKWGETMKQRVGYIEYWKFISLKTSIIQLIRVGKSVEDGKKMLALSYVIGLLKYLPWSANMIIKAIVLSTFGNNGYRSIFLLKSRIKQLIKGSKKYQY, from the coding sequence ATGAATATATCAAACCAAGAGCAACCAATTGTTAGTGTTATAGTCCCAACATTTAATAGAGCTAATCTTTTACCGCGAGCAATTTCCAGTATTCTCAAACAGACTTTTTCTAATTTTGAACTGATTATCGTTGATGACGGTTCTACAGATAACACTGCTGAAGTGGTTAAAGAATTTACAGACCCGCGAATTATATTTTTACCTTTAGGTAAAAACTATGGTGGTAGCTATGCACGTAATCAAGGTATTAAAGCTGCACGTACAGAACTAATCGCATTTTTAGATAGTGATGATGAATGGCTACCTGATAAATTAGAGTTACAATTAAAACGGTTACAAGATAGTGATGATCCTCTAGCAACTGTTGTTTATTGTCTAGGGTATGAATGTGTAGAAGAACAACGAAAAATGCCTAGTTTAACTCTGTTTGAAGGAGATGTTTTTAATCATTTATTGGAAGGTTGGCTACCTCCTACCACTTCACTCTTTATGGTTAAACGCTCTGCCTTACTAGAAGTTAATGGCTTTGATGAACGTCTACCTAGTTTTCAAGACTATGATTTGTGGTTAAGTCTAGCCGCCGCAAATAACCATTTTTTAGCAGTAAATCAACCACTTATTATCAGATATTTTCATGAGCAGCAAATCAGAGGCAATTTAGTTGCAAAATCCACAGGTCTGGAAATATTTAAAACTAAATGGGGGGAAACTATGAAACAGCGTGTTGGCTACATAGAATATTGGAAATTTATATCCTTAAAAACCTCAATCATTCAGCTAATTCGGGTAGGAAAATCAGTCGAAGACGGCAAAAAAATGCTGGCTTTGAGTTATGTTATTGGTTTATTAAAATATTTACCTTGGTCAGCAAATATGATTATTAAAGCGATAGTATTATCTACATTCGGAAATAATGGATATCGGTCAATATTTCTCTTAAAATCTAGAATTAAACAGTTAATCAAGGGTTCCAAAAAATATCAATATTGA
- a CDS encoding glycosyltransferase, translated as MLDKTQGISHPAVIIFSSLLLPASQTFVRDLLGEALENFTPYYVGSRFVKGLTLPSERAIVVNRGNFPGQVVEAAFKFSGVAPKLYQKLQQINPVLINAQFGLSGVLALPLARKLKIPLLVHFRGADATVKEEYARYASVNHWIYYRRREMLKREAQIFLAVSNFIKTKLIEQGFPEEKIITHYDGINIQKFQQDVSIPREPVVLFVGRLTEKKGCEYLIKSMARVQSILPNTKLIIIGDGSLRSELEALAAKLLSNYQFLGVQSSDVVKSWMNRAKVLAAPSVTANQGDSEGLPTVVVEAQAMALPVVSTFHAGIPEAVINGETGFLVAERDIDGLAEYILALLKDNEKWHYFSVKAREHITKNFDNSKQIKVLEGIYSSCLATRI; from the coding sequence ATGTTAGATAAAACTCAGGGTATTTCCCATCCTGCCGTTATAATCTTCAGTAGCCTCTTACTTCCTGCTTCTCAAACATTTGTTCGAGATTTATTAGGAGAAGCATTGGAAAATTTTACTCCTTATTACGTAGGTTCGCGTTTTGTCAAAGGATTAACGTTACCTTCAGAACGCGCAATAGTAGTCAACAGAGGGAATTTTCCTGGACAAGTAGTAGAGGCTGCATTTAAATTTTCCGGCGTTGCTCCAAAATTGTATCAAAAACTACAGCAGATCAATCCTGTTTTAATCAATGCCCAATTTGGGTTAAGTGGAGTATTAGCACTTCCATTAGCCCGAAAACTGAAAATTCCTTTACTAGTACACTTTCGAGGCGCTGATGCCACCGTCAAAGAAGAGTATGCCCGTTACGCTTCTGTCAATCATTGGATTTATTATCGTCGTCGGGAAATGCTGAAGCGTGAAGCCCAGATATTTCTTGCTGTATCTAATTTTATTAAAACAAAGCTCATAGAACAGGGGTTTCCAGAGGAAAAAATCATTACACATTACGATGGAATAAACATTCAAAAATTTCAACAAGATGTTTCAATCCCAAGGGAACCTGTAGTTCTGTTTGTGGGGCGTTTAACGGAAAAAAAAGGTTGTGAATACCTGATTAAATCAATGGCAAGAGTCCAATCTATTTTACCTAACACCAAATTAATAATTATCGGAGATGGTAGCCTAAGATCAGAGCTAGAAGCTCTAGCCGCAAAATTATTGAGCAACTATCAGTTTTTGGGAGTACAATCCTCAGACGTAGTTAAAAGTTGGATGAACCGCGCCAAAGTGTTAGCAGCACCAAGCGTTACCGCTAATCAAGGAGATTCTGAAGGATTACCTACTGTTGTTGTTGAGGCGCAAGCTATGGCGCTTCCTGTTGTGAGTACGTTTCATGCTGGTATCCCAGAAGCTGTGATTAACGGAGAAACTGGTTTTTTAGTAGCAGAACGAGATATTGATGGACTAGCTGAATATATTTTGGCTCTCTTAAAAGATAATGAAAAATGGCATTACTTTAGTGTCAAGGCAAGAGAACATATAACCAAAAATTTTGATAATTCCAAACAAATCAAAGTTTTAGAAGGTATTTATAGCAGTTGTTTAGCCACAAGAATTTAG
- a CDS encoding glycosyltransferase family 4 protein: MKVLVSAYACRPNMGSDPGIGWNTINELAKKHQVWVLTRKDNYPFIEAEIQQKSRSGLEFIYFDLLGADRWKKGSGLIIYLHYYLWQIQAYFVGRKLHHNIDFDIVHHVSYVTYNYPSFLSLLPIPFIWGPVGGGESAPKTFWQNFHLRGKIYELLRNLMRWTREHDPFVRLTAKRSILAWGMTQDTAVKLKNLGADNVRVFSPIGLPQQEIDILSQSLVPKTSPVIFISIGRLLHWKGFYLGLKAFAQANLTDAEYWIIGDGPELKYLQALAEKLGITQQVKFWGKLPREKIFQLLGESHVLVHPSLHESGGFVCMEAMAAGRPVICLDLGGPALQVTEDTGFKVSAHTPEQTVRDLATAMTCLAQDAELRLRMGNLARKLARENFSWEAKGQTLAQTYEEILSSPKSLTSSSAIQL; the protein is encoded by the coding sequence ATGAAAGTTCTTGTGTCTGCCTACGCATGTAGACCAAATATGGGTTCCGATCCTGGTATCGGCTGGAATACGATTAACGAACTAGCAAAAAAACATCAAGTCTGGGTTTTAACCCGTAAAGATAACTATCCGTTTATAGAAGCTGAAATCCAACAAAAATCAAGATCTGGATTAGAATTTATCTACTTTGACTTACTTGGTGCCGATCGCTGGAAAAAAGGTTCTGGACTAATCATCTATTTGCACTATTACCTGTGGCAAATACAAGCATATTTTGTGGGACGAAAGCTACATCATAATATTGATTTTGATATAGTTCACCATGTATCTTATGTAACGTATAACTATCCAAGCTTTTTATCTTTGTTACCAATTCCTTTTATCTGGGGGCCCGTTGGGGGTGGAGAATCTGCACCGAAGACTTTTTGGCAAAATTTCCATTTGCGGGGCAAAATTTACGAACTATTAAGAAACTTGATGCGTTGGACTAGAGAACATGATCCCTTTGTGCGTCTGACAGCCAAGAGAAGCATTTTAGCCTGGGGAATGACTCAGGATACAGCAGTCAAATTAAAAAACTTAGGTGCTGACAATGTAAGAGTTTTTTCTCCTATAGGTTTACCCCAGCAGGAGATAGATATCCTTTCTCAATCTTTAGTACCCAAAACTTCCCCAGTGATATTCATCAGTATTGGTAGGTTGTTACACTGGAAAGGTTTCTATTTAGGTTTGAAAGCTTTTGCCCAAGCAAATCTTACAGATGCTGAATATTGGATTATTGGAGATGGGCCAGAACTGAAATATCTGCAAGCTCTGGCGGAAAAATTGGGTATTACGCAGCAAGTTAAGTTTTGGGGTAAGCTGCCAAGAGAGAAAATTTTTCAATTATTAGGAGAATCTCATGTGCTAGTTCATCCAAGTTTACATGAGTCAGGTGGATTCGTCTGTATGGAAGCAATGGCAGCAGGTAGACCAGTCATTTGCCTTGATTTAGGGGGGCCTGCTTTGCAGGTGACGGAAGATACGGGTTTTAAGGTTTCTGCTCATACTCCCGAACAAACTGTGCGTGACTTAGCAACAGCAATGACTTGTTTAGCTCAGGATGCCGAATTACGTTTGCGTATGGGAAACTTAGCTCGCAAGCTGGCAAGAGAAAACTTTTCTTGGGAGGCAAAAGGTCAGACTTTAGCTCAAACTTACGAAGAAATTTTGAGTTCTCCAAAAAGTTTGACATCTTCAAGTGCGATTCAGCTTTGA
- a CDS encoding glycosyltransferase family 4 protein translates to MQILSIHNNYQIRGGEDESREAEEKLLREMGHEVDVYQEHNDRVPSIGAVPMALRSIWSKESYNIVKQKLQRSNCDIVHIQNFFPLISPSVHYAAKSEGVPVVQTLRNYRLLCPNGLFFRDGLVCEDCMGKFVPYPGVLHGCYRDNRPATIAVATMLTAHRAMRTWLEMVDIYISLTEFARQKFITGGFPAEKIVVKPNFVHPDPGIGDGAGGYALFVGRLSVEKGLDTLLTAWNYLEGKVPLKIIGEGPLADQVVESVKKLPNVEWLGRKPMSEVHKLMGEAMFVVFPSKWYETFGRVAVEAFAKGTPVIAANIGAIAELVDSGRTGLLFSPGNPEDLATKVQWAMAHQELLAQMRQEARNEFESKYTAQQNYYRMMEIYELATNRSLLKI, encoded by the coding sequence ATGCAGATTTTAAGTATTCACAACAACTATCAAATTCGTGGCGGCGAAGATGAATCTCGTGAGGCTGAAGAAAAACTATTACGAGAAATGGGTCATGAAGTTGATGTTTATCAAGAACACAATGACCGAGTTCCATCTATTGGCGCTGTCCCGATGGCATTGAGATCTATTTGGTCTAAAGAATCTTACAACATAGTCAAACAAAAACTTCAGCGCTCAAACTGTGACATTGTTCATATTCAGAATTTTTTCCCATTAATTTCTCCTTCGGTTCACTATGCTGCCAAGTCAGAAGGTGTGCCTGTCGTTCAAACTTTGCGTAATTATCGTCTATTGTGTCCCAATGGCTTATTTTTCCGTGATGGCCTAGTCTGCGAAGATTGTATGGGGAAGTTTGTCCCTTATCCTGGGGTTTTGCATGGTTGCTATCGAGACAACCGTCCAGCAACGATCGCTGTAGCAACTATGCTAACTGCTCATCGGGCTATGCGTACTTGGCTGGAAATGGTAGATATATACATTTCTTTAACTGAGTTTGCCCGACAAAAATTTATTACGGGAGGTTTCCCAGCGGAAAAAATTGTCGTCAAGCCTAACTTCGTGCATCCAGATCCTGGGATTGGAGATGGTGCGGGTGGTTATGCGCTGTTTGTCGGCAGGCTATCTGTAGAAAAAGGATTAGATACTTTACTGACTGCTTGGAATTATCTGGAAGGGAAAGTTCCTTTGAAAATTATTGGGGAAGGGCCTTTAGCAGATCAGGTGGTGGAATCAGTAAAGAAATTACCTAACGTAGAATGGCTAGGGCGTAAACCAATGTCTGAAGTGCATAAATTGATGGGAGAAGCGATGTTTGTAGTTTTTCCGTCCAAATGGTACGAAACTTTTGGTCGAGTAGCGGTTGAGGCATTTGCTAAGGGTACCCCAGTAATTGCTGCTAATATTGGAGCGATCGCAGAATTGGTAGACTCTGGACGTACTGGATTGCTTTTTTCACCTGGCAACCCAGAAGATTTAGCAACTAAAGTACAGTGGGCTATGGCTCATCAAGAACTACTAGCTCAAATGCGTCAAGAAGCTAGGAATGAATTTGAATCTAAGTACACAGCGCAACAAAACTATTATCGGATGATGGAAATTTATGAGTTAGCTACTAATCGTAGTCTGTTAAAAATTTGA
- a CDS encoding O-antigen ligase yields the protein MLNKPSIYLKSDTEKSTIADKFLNWYSWVLLGYALCGRGFSYFGVGPFYIGEITLVFGLFTLSINKSIPKILKLPHTWFLIIFMVWCCINTIPYFPIYGLDCIRDAALWYYISFALIVATLLLGKPQRFLFMVAQYERFCRIFIILLPFFWLIARTLPLPSLPGAGAKIISPKTADAMTHLSGITAFFVGSSLLDVQPLLFTFMFFVNLGVVALNANRSGTIAFLNAFFVVGLAKYKSSKIWRIVTIIILIVLLAGIIKPEIFEPLINKILSIFIDNNERQGSKEYRLEWWTYLIKSTISDHFWTGRGFGFNLGAGTGFDPVGGGIVRSPHNGHITVLSRTGVPGFVLWLLIQLSWAGNILAKYLQCRRKGETKWAGIFLTLLAYWVASMTVTSFEVIIEGPTGAIWLWTMYGIGLAAMQIYKRYPQLLETEIDSGQ from the coding sequence ATGCTCAATAAACCAAGTATTTATCTGAAAAGTGATACAGAAAAATCCACCATAGCTGATAAATTTCTCAACTGGTATAGTTGGGTGCTTTTGGGATATGCTTTGTGTGGACGAGGATTTTCTTACTTCGGAGTTGGGCCTTTTTATATCGGTGAAATTACTCTTGTTTTCGGATTGTTCACGTTAAGTATAAACAAGTCTATCCCAAAAATTCTTAAGCTACCTCATACTTGGTTTTTAATTATATTTATGGTGTGGTGTTGTATCAATACCATACCTTATTTTCCTATATATGGCTTGGACTGCATACGTGACGCTGCATTATGGTACTACATATCTTTTGCTCTGATAGTTGCAACCTTACTACTTGGTAAACCACAGCGCTTTTTGTTTATGGTTGCCCAGTATGAGCGTTTTTGCAGAATTTTTATTATTCTTCTGCCATTTTTTTGGTTAATAGCTAGAACACTACCACTACCCAGTTTACCTGGTGCTGGAGCTAAAATTATCTCTCCCAAAACAGCAGATGCCATGACTCATTTGTCTGGAATTACTGCCTTTTTTGTTGGGTCTAGTCTACTAGATGTTCAACCATTATTATTTACTTTTATGTTTTTTGTTAACTTGGGGGTAGTAGCTCTAAATGCAAATCGTTCAGGAACAATCGCTTTTCTCAATGCTTTTTTTGTAGTTGGACTTGCAAAGTATAAAAGTAGTAAAATTTGGCGTATAGTAACTATTATAATTTTGATTGTTTTATTAGCTGGAATTATCAAACCAGAAATATTTGAACCATTAATCAACAAAATTTTAAGCATTTTTATTGATAATAATGAAAGGCAAGGTTCAAAAGAATATCGCTTAGAATGGTGGACTTATTTAATTAAAAGCACTATCTCAGATCATTTTTGGACTGGTCGTGGTTTTGGGTTCAACTTGGGTGCTGGTACTGGTTTTGACCCAGTAGGCGGTGGTATTGTGCGTAGTCCCCATAATGGGCATATTACAGTACTTTCTCGTACGGGTGTTCCTGGTTTTGTTCTTTGGTTATTAATTCAATTAAGTTGGGCTGGTAACATACTAGCTAAATATTTGCAGTGTAGAAGAAAGGGAGAAACAAAATGGGCTGGCATATTTTTAACTTTACTTGCTTACTGGGTAGCTAGTATGACTGTCACATCATTTGAAGTGATTATTGAAGGCCCTACAGGCGCTATTTGGCTATGGACAATGTATGGGATTGGTTTAGCCGCAATGCAAATATACAAACGTTATCCTCAACTTCTTGAGACAGAAATTGACTCCGGACAATGA